One genomic window of Gossypium hirsutum isolate 1008001.06 chromosome D11, Gossypium_hirsutum_v2.1, whole genome shotgun sequence includes the following:
- the LOC107913042 gene encoding epoxide hydrolase A: MNEVSHRRIKTNGIWVHIAEQGRGPLVLLLHGFPEIWYSWRHQISFLANHGYHVVAPDLRGYGDSDSPLSPSSYTFMHYVGDIIGLLDHLGEQQAFVVGHDVGAAIAWHLSLFTPERVKASINLGVAYFDRNPNAKLGESLIRTFGDGFYISQFQEPGRAERTFARYDYLTVIKKFLLITQTDNLIAPPGMEIIDYLETPSRLPPWITEEELQVYADKFQESGFTGALNYYRALDLNWELTAPWQGSKIRVPVKFMVGENDIGFDINGIRQYIEGNVFRNLIPDLEVVMLDGHHYLQQEKHHQVSEEILSFLAKFPPE; this comes from the exons ATGAATGAGGTGAGTCACCGAAGGATCAAAACAAATGGGATATGGGTGCACATAGCAGAGCAAGGGAGAGGACCATTGGTTCTATTGCTTCATGGCTTCCCAGAAATATGGTATTCATGGCGCCACCAGATCAGTTTCTTGGCTAACCATGGCTATCATGTAGTTGCTCCTGATTTGAGAGGCTATGGAGACTCCGACTCTCCTCTTAGCCCAAGTTCGTACACTTTTATGCACTATGTTGGGGACATCATTGGCTTGCTTGACCATCTTGGGGAACAACAG GCTTTCGTAGTGGGACATGACGTGGGAGCTGCTATTGCCTGGCATTTATCCCTGTTTACTCCTGAGAGGGTCAAAGCATCGATCAACTTAGGCGTTGCATACTTCGATAGAAACCCGAATGCCAAATTAGGTGAATCCTTAATCAGAACGTTTGGAGATGGATTTTACATTTCCCAATTCCAG GAACCGGGAAGAGCAGAAAGGACATTTGCTAGGTATGATTATTTGACAGTGATAAAGAAGTTCTTGCTTATTACACAGACTGATAATCTGATAGCTCCTCCTGGAATGGAGATTATTGATTACCTGGAGACACCATCACGGTTACCACCGTGGATTACCGAAGAGGAACTCCAGGTTTATGCTGACAAGTTCCAGGAATCTGGCTTCACTGGAGCTCTTAATTACTACCGTGCTTTGGACTT GAATTGGGAGCTTACTGCACCATGGCAAGGATCAAAAATAAGAGTTCCAGTGAAATTCATGGTGGGTGAAAATGATATTGGTTTTGATATCAATGGTATAAGACAATACATAGAGGGGAATGTCTTCAGGAACCTTATTCCCGACCTGGAAGTTGTTATGCTAGATGGCCATCATTATCTCCAACAGGAAAAACACCACCAAGTCTCAGAGGAAATTCTGTCGTTCCTTGCCAAATTTCCACCAGAATAG